In Canis lupus familiaris isolate Mischka breed German Shepherd chromosome 5, alternate assembly UU_Cfam_GSD_1.0, whole genome shotgun sequence, a genomic segment contains:
- the CCDC153 gene encoding coiled-coil domain-containing protein 153 isoform X1, with amino-acid sequence MSSMFSSYLDNLQSPETQPCGSQARPRRIFVTLDWFPEPRLLLGLRRGWVFSVPLPVSRSPRRETQQRPERVLQDSKEMPPKTKEKRKKTGAQKKKENAGADVEVKYAHRLAVMEKELLQDHLALRRDEARRAKASEDQLRWRLQVLEAELEEARSEGKAIYAEMCRQCRALQKEMETHRRQQEEEVMGLRKKLEDCNRGSWTIVPPDSLTVEDCSRGLKMAKISKVELKKPERLTLSPSLDGLAKPGSSSLPLPCLS; translated from the exons ATGAGCTCCATGTTTTCCAGTTACCTGGACAACCTTCAGTCTCCAGAAACTCAACCCTGTGGTTCTCAGGCCCGCCCTCGAAGGATCTTTGTCACCCTGGATTGGTTCCCAGAACCCAGGCTCCTCCTTGGGCTCCGACGAGGTTGGGTtttctctgtgcccctccctgtAAGCCGGTCACCCCGCAGGGAGACACAACAGAGGCCAGAGAGGGTCCTTCAG gacagcaaggagaTGCCACCTAAgaccaaagaaaaaaggaagaaaactggtgcacagaagaagaaagagaatgcagGTGCTG ATGTGGAGGTCAAATACGCACACAGGCTGGCAGTGATGGAAAAGGAGTTGCTCCAAGACCACTTGG CTCTGCGGAGGGATGAGGCTCGCAGAGCCAAAGCCTCTGAAGACCAGCTCAGGTGGAGGTTGCAAGTGCTGGAGGCTGAATTGGAGGAGGCCCGAAGTGAGGGGAAGGCCATCTATGCAG AGATGTGTCGTCAGTGCCGAGCCCTGCAGAAGGAAATGGAGACCCacaggaggcagcaggaggaagAAGTGATGGGCCTTCGGAAGAAGCTGG AAGACTGCAATCGAGGCTCTTGGACCATTGTCCCCCCTGACTCTCTCACCGTGGAGGATTGCAGCAGAGGGCTCAAGATGGCCAAAATCTCAAAGGTGGAACTAAAGAAACCGGAGAGACTCACGCTGTCTCCCTCTCTCGATGGTCTCGCCAAACCTGGATCTTCCTCCCTTCCACTGCCATGTCTGTCATGA
- the CCDC153 gene encoding coiled-coil domain-containing protein 153 isoform X3: protein MSSMFSSYLDNLQSPETQPCGSQARPRRIFVTLDWFPEPRLLLGLRRGWVFSVPLPVSRSPRRETQQRPERVLQDSKEMPPKTKEKRKKTGAQKKKENAGADVEVKYAHRLAVMEKELLQDHLEMCRQCRALQKEMETHRRQQEEEVMGLRKKLETCQREAEAAQQEAERALGERDQTLAQLRAHVVDMEAKYEEILHGNLDQLLAKLRAVRPQWDGAVLRLHAKYKEQLHQFGLNPLDL, encoded by the exons ATGAGCTCCATGTTTTCCAGTTACCTGGACAACCTTCAGTCTCCAGAAACTCAACCCTGTGGTTCTCAGGCCCGCCCTCGAAGGATCTTTGTCACCCTGGATTGGTTCCCAGAACCCAGGCTCCTCCTTGGGCTCCGACGAGGTTGGGTtttctctgtgcccctccctgtAAGCCGGTCACCCCGCAGGGAGACACAACAGAGGCCAGAGAGGGTCCTTCAG gacagcaaggagaTGCCACCTAAgaccaaagaaaaaaggaagaaaactggtgcacagaagaagaaagagaatgcagGTGCTG ATGTGGAGGTCAAATACGCACACAGGCTGGCAGTGATGGAAAAGGAGTTGCTCCAAGACCACTTGG AGATGTGTCGTCAGTGCCGAGCCCTGCAGAAGGAAATGGAGACCCacaggaggcagcaggaggaagAAGTGATGGGCCTTCGGAAGAAGCTGG AGACGTGCCAGAGGGAAGCTGAGGCTGCGCAGCAAGAGGCTGAACGGGCCCTCGGAGAGCGGGACCAGACTCTGGCTCAGCTTCGGGCCCATGTAGTGGACATGGAGGCCAAGTACGAGGAAATCTTACAT GGCAACCTGGACCAACTCTTAGCCAAGCTGAGAGCAGTCAGGCCTCAGTGGGATGGGGCTGTGCTGAGACTTCACGCCAAGTACAAGGAGCAGCTCCACCAATTTGGACTCAACCCCCTGGATCTCTAA
- the CCDC153 gene encoding coiled-coil domain-containing protein 153 isoform X2, whose amino-acid sequence MSSMFSSYLDNLQSPETQPCGSQARPRRIFVTLDWFPEPRLLLGLRRGWVFSVPLPVSRSPRRETQQRPERVLQDSKEMPPKTKEKRKKTGAQKKKENAGADVEVKYAHRLAVMEKELLQDHLALRRDEARRAKASEDQLRWRLQVLEAELEEARSEGKAIYAEMCRQCRALQKEMETHRRQQEEEVMGLRKKLETCQREAEAAQQEAERALGERDQTLAQLRAHVVDMEAKYEEILHGNLDQLLAKLRAVRPQWDGAVLRLHAKYKEQLHQFGLNPLDL is encoded by the exons ATGAGCTCCATGTTTTCCAGTTACCTGGACAACCTTCAGTCTCCAGAAACTCAACCCTGTGGTTCTCAGGCCCGCCCTCGAAGGATCTTTGTCACCCTGGATTGGTTCCCAGAACCCAGGCTCCTCCTTGGGCTCCGACGAGGTTGGGTtttctctgtgcccctccctgtAAGCCGGTCACCCCGCAGGGAGACACAACAGAGGCCAGAGAGGGTCCTTCAG gacagcaaggagaTGCCACCTAAgaccaaagaaaaaaggaagaaaactggtgcacagaagaagaaagagaatgcagGTGCTG ATGTGGAGGTCAAATACGCACACAGGCTGGCAGTGATGGAAAAGGAGTTGCTCCAAGACCACTTGG CTCTGCGGAGGGATGAGGCTCGCAGAGCCAAAGCCTCTGAAGACCAGCTCAGGTGGAGGTTGCAAGTGCTGGAGGCTGAATTGGAGGAGGCCCGAAGTGAGGGGAAGGCCATCTATGCAG AGATGTGTCGTCAGTGCCGAGCCCTGCAGAAGGAAATGGAGACCCacaggaggcagcaggaggaagAAGTGATGGGCCTTCGGAAGAAGCTGG AGACGTGCCAGAGGGAAGCTGAGGCTGCGCAGCAAGAGGCTGAACGGGCCCTCGGAGAGCGGGACCAGACTCTGGCTCAGCTTCGGGCCCATGTAGTGGACATGGAGGCCAAGTACGAGGAAATCTTACAT GGCAACCTGGACCAACTCTTAGCCAAGCTGAGAGCAGTCAGGCCTCAGTGGGATGGGGCTGTGCTGAGACTTCACGCCAAGTACAAGGAGCAGCTCCACCAATTTGGACTCAACCCCCTGGATCTCTAA